Proteins encoded within one genomic window of Camelina sativa cultivar DH55 chromosome 19, Cs, whole genome shotgun sequence:
- the LOC104764301 gene encoding uncharacterized protein LOC104764301 → MDMKTSKVKFTKEMIESIKGKLPRLSFLLLFLRQCYGGCGDRTHLLPCPIATASTRFWNLSDRPVELQIRVGSILKRVHTLKPGRSKRLRHSNIHRAYVDDQEGRRWLYYDETCLPYVWVHETGTDLSKMVKQQYVSLEDLRDYSEIRVYKDLQKGCVSVEKRDRASALC, encoded by the coding sequence atggataTGAAAACATCAAAGGTGAAGTTCACAAAAGAGATGATAGAGTCTATCAAAGGCAAGCTCCCAAGGCTtagtttcctcctcctcttcctccgacAATGTTACGGTGGTTGCGGCGACCGGACCCATCTACTCCCTTGCCCCATTGCCACCGCCTCCACCCGCTTTTGGAACCTCTCCGACCGTCCCGTGGAGCTCCAGATTCGGGTCGGTTCCATCCTAAAACGGGTCCACACTCTCAAACCCGGCCGTTCCAAGAGGCTAAGACATAGTAACATCCATAGAGCTTACGTTGATGACCAAGAAGGACGTAGATGGTTGTACTACGACGAAACGTGTCTACCGTACGTATGGGTGCACGAGACCGGTACGGACTTGTCGAAGATGGTGAAGCAACAGTACGTGAGTCTTGAGGATCTGAGGGACTACTcagagattagggtttataaGGATTTACAGAAAGGTTGTGTCTCAGTTGAGAAAAGAGACAGAGCTTCTGCTTTGTGttga